The following proteins are co-located in the Mus caroli chromosome 7, CAROLI_EIJ_v1.1, whole genome shotgun sequence genome:
- the C5ar1 gene encoding C5a anaphylatoxin chemotactic receptor 1 isoform X2, giving the protein MDSIDNSSSEINYDYYGTIDPNIPADGIFHPKRQPGDVAALIIYSAVFLVGVPGNALVVWVTAFEARRAVNAIWFLNLAVADLLSCLALPVLFTTVLNHNYWHFDANTCIVLPSLILLNMYASILLLATISADRFLLVFKPIWCQKVRGTGLAWMACGVAWFLALLLTIPSFVYREAYKDSYSEHTVCGVNYGGGSFPKEKAVAILRLMVGFVLPLLTLNICYTFLLLRTWSRKATRSTKTLKVVMAVVTCFFIFWLPYQVTGVMIAWLPPSSPTFKRVEKLNSLCVSLAYVNCCVNPIIYVMAGQGFHGRLLRSLPSIIRNALSEDSVGRDSKSFTPSTMDTSTRRSQAV; this is encoded by the exons ATG GACTCTATAGATAACAGCAGCTCTGAAATCAACTATGATTACTATGGAACCATAGATCCTAACATACCTGCGGATGGCATTTTCCACCCGAAGCGGCAACCTGGGGATGTTGCAGCCCTTATCATCTACTCGGCGGTGTTCCTGGTGGGAGTACCCGGGAatgccctggtggtgtgggtgacAGCCTTCGAGGCCAGACGGGCCGTCAACGCCATCTGGTTTCTGAATCTGGCGGTGGCCGACCTCCTCTCGTGCTTGGCACTGCCTGTCCTGTTCACGACCGTTTTAAATCATAACTACTGGCACTTTGATGCCAACACCTGTATAGTCCTGCCCTCGCTCATCCTGCTCAACATGTACGCCAGTATCCTGCTGCTGGCTACCATTAGTGCCGACCGTTTCCTGCTGGTGTTCAAGCCCATCTGGTGTCAGAAGGTCCGCGGGACTGGCCTGGCATGGATGGCCTGTGGAGTGGCCTGGTTCTTAGCATTGCTCCTCACCATTCCATCCTTCGTGTACCGGGAGGCATATAAGgactcctactcagagcacactGTATGTGGTGTTAACTATGGTGGGGGTAGCTTCCCCAAAGAGAAGGCTGTGGCCATCCTGCGGCTGATGGTGGGTTTCGTGTTGCCTCTGCTCACTCTTAACATCTGCTACACCTTCCTCCTGCTCCGGACCTGGAGTCGCAAGGCCACGCGCTCCACCAAGACGCTCAAAGTGGTGATGGCTGTGGTCACCTGTTTCTTTATCTTCTGGTTGCCCTATCAGGTGACCGGGGTGATGATAGCGTGGCTGCCCCCGTCCTCGCCCACCTTTAAGAGGGTGGAGAAGCTGAACTCTCTGTGCGTGTCCCTGGCCTACGTCAACTGCTGTGTTAACCCTATCATCTACGTCATGGCTGGCCAAGGTTTCCATGGACGACTCCTAAGGTCTCTCCCCAGCATCATACGAAACGCTCTCTCTGAGGATTCAGTGGGCAGGGATAGCAAGAGTTTCACTCCGTCCACGATGGACACCTCAACCCGGAGGAGTCAGGCGGTGTAG